The Sorangiineae bacterium MSr11954 DNA segment CTACGATCCCGCCGGCAACATCACCCAGATCCGCAACGATGCTCCGTTCGACACGGACCGTGCGCGCACGGTGGCCGTCGGCACCGTGGCCGAGAACTTTGCGTACGACGATCTGTACCAGCTCAAGAACGCGAACGGCATCCACCAGGAGGACGAACCCTGGCGAACGACCTTCGGACTCGGTTTCACCTACGACGCCGCCGGCAACATCCTTCAAAAGGCGCAGCGCGCGGACCACGAGTCGTTCTTCGCGGGAGAGTGGACGAAGGACTACCCCATCGACGAGGTGACCTACAAGGCGGACTACACCTATGCGGGGCCACGCGCGCACGCCCCCACCGTCATTGTCGACACGCTCGAGGGCGCGGAGAGCACGAAGAAGCGGTTTCTCGAGTACGACCTCGACGGCAATCAAATCGAATCGCGCTATGGGCTGACCCGACGCACGCTCACGTGGGACGAGGAAGATCGTCTCAAGGCGGTGAACGAGGGCACCACGAAGCTCTCGAAAGCGCTCTACGACGGCTCGGGTGAGCGCGCGATGAGCCTACAGTGGGTGGAAGAGGAAACCGCCCACTTCGGGCAGAATCTGACCTTGCGCGATGGAAAGGTGCCGACCAAGCACATTTTCGCGGGTGGGACGCGCATCGCGAGCAAGACGGGCGAAGGGCCGGAGTGGGTGAACCCCTCGACGACGGTCTATCTTCACGACGACCATCTCGGGAGCGCCCACTACATCACGAGCAACGAGCAGGAGATCGTGACGCACGAGGAATACTTCCCGACGGGCGAGCTGTGGGTGGATGAACGCGATCCCACGACCGAGATCGGGCCGAGGTACCTGTTCACGGGGAAGGAGCTCGACGCCGAGACGGGGCTCTACTACTTCGGGGCGCGCTATTACGATTCAAGACTGAGCCAGTGGAACAGCCCCGATCCAGCCATGAGGTCCTACATGCAGAACGACCGGGGAGCCGGGATGCGTATGCCGCGGAACCTCGGTACGTACACGTACGCGTGGAACCGCCCTACCCTGTTGCGCGATCCAACGGGCCGCTCGGTGGCACCTCGTGCCTACGATGCGTTCACGGTCTTCGCGCGCGCCACGTCGAACGCGTTGATCCCGGCCGCCACGGCCGCCGTGTTGGGATTTCTCGCGGGCGGACCTGCGGGGGCGCTCGCGGGATTCGCGGGTGGTCTAGGGTGGCAGACCGCCGGCGTGCTGGGTGTGTCCACCACGATTGGGCTTGGCGCCCTTGGCGCGATCCACGGGTACCGGCTGGCGCAGGCGAAGTCGTACCACAGCGCCCAGGGCTTCGCGGCGTTCCTTCTCGACAACACGTGGGCGGTGCATAATTCGCTCGTGGGATCGATCTACGCCACCGCACTGCTAGGGAATCCTATCGCCCAGAACGCGAGCGAGGGATCAGGCGGCTTGTATCTGCAGCACCAGCTCGTTCCCCCCTACGACACCACATTTGGTAACGTTACCGCCGGCACGAAGGTCTCGCGTCACGAGGCGATCCACGCCTGGCAGGCACGCGTCTTCGGCCCGACCTTCTATCCCATCTATGGTGCATCCTATGCGCTCAACACGGCAGTGCCCTGGTGGCTCATACCGAAGGCACTCGGTGCATGGTCAAACAAGCCGATTGACTCCGCCAAACACTACTTTACCCACGGAGTGTATCCATTCGTGCCGTTCGAGATGATGAGTTATGCCTTCGAAGGCTCGCCGCCTTGAAGCGGTCCTTCGCGCCGCAGCCGGTGGGCCCTTCGAGCCCGAACGCCATCTGCGCTCCCTTCTACGTCGTCCTCAGGAAGCCGGAAAACCGCTGGAAAGCCAATCGCGGAGGCAAGGTACCATGCAGCCTGCCTCGGAGGGTGGGAGGTCAGCGATGATTCAACGATCAGCTCAAGCGCGAGCCTGGATTCGAGAGACAACGTCGAGGCCAATACGCGCATGGCGGCAAGCGATCTACTTCGCGATCGTCAGCGTCTTGGCTTCGGGCTGTGATCCCGTCGCCACACTCCACGGAGTCGTTCGAACGGCTCATCCTGCTCCAGATGGTTTGGTCCAGGGCGCGAAGGTCGATGTGATTTGTCCTCACCCTCGAGAAATGCTTGTCGTTGGTGAGCCGAGCCCCGCGTTCACCGACGAGAAAGGCGAGGTCAACGTCCACACCGTGGGCTTCGATCATTGGGATGACCGGTGCGTCGTTCGCGTGCAGAAGGAGGGGTGGGTGCCACTCAAGGAGCCCCTCCTGAAGCTCGAGACGCGAAAAGGGCCGGAAGCTCTGACCACTCACGTGACGATACGGCTGCGCCCACTCTCTGCGCGCTGATGTGCGCTTGGAGCTTTACAATCTGAGGTGCTTGGCGAAGGCGGGCGCAACTCTTGAAATCCGAGCTCAAGCGCTATGGGATTGTCGCAAATGAACTATCTCTACATCCGATGCAATGGCGGGCATTACTATCGGTCGCTCGTCAACTGCCCCTTCGATGGGTGGTCCGACGACGGTCTCGAACGAGCGATTGCGGCCTTCGATGAACTCATCGTAAGTGCAAACGAGGTGACCATCGAGGGGCTCCGAGCGAAGGGCGTCTCGGCCCCCATTCTCGCGCGGCTGCTCATCATCGAATTCGGTAATCCGGCATCGGCCTTCGAGGCGCTGGTTCCCGAGCGGTACCTGCACAAAGGGAGCGAAGTGCTGGCGCACGAAGTTGGCCTGGAGCTCTACTAACCAGGTGCGCCGCGTCACGGGAACAAGATGAAACGGCTCTATATTCGTTGCAACGGGGGTCACTATTTTCTCGCCGGAGCGGGCTGCCCGTTCGATGGTTGGACAATGACCGGCGTAGCTAGCGCTGCTGCTTACTTTATGGTTCTGCTCCACCGCCGTGGCGAAATAAGTCTCGAAGCAATGAAGGAGGCGCTTCCGAGCGACGAACTTTTGAAGCGTATGCTCATCATCGACTTTGGCGACGAGAATGCCATCTTCGAGGCATTGGCACCAGAACTCTACCTCTACCATGGCAAGACGCTTCACGCTGATGACGTAGACTTGAATTTACTGTGATTACGGTGTGCGCGGCGGCGGCTCCAAATCGAGCGCGAGGGGCTCCTGCGGACGGATGAGATTATGCAGATGCGGCATGCGGGGTCGCACCTGACGCGGAGTCCCTTTTTCTGCATGGCACGGGTGCGGGGGTCTCGACACGGCTCGAACACGAGGCGGGCATTGCGGAAGAGGCGCACACTGGAGGCGATGCCGTGGCCGGTGATTCACAACACGATCGGGCGTGAGGTCATTGAAGAGCTCTTTGGTTTCGGCTTCGCGGAGGAAGGCGTCAATGCCGTCCTTCTGTGGCCAAATGGCATCGACAAGACGATGATTCTTCGAAACCTCGCTCATCAAGCCGCGCTCCGCGGGCCACACCGTCTGATTCATCACCGCCAGCGATATGGCTCGCTGCGTATTCCGACGTGACTCGGGGATCGATTCCAACGACACCCGGGGGCTCGTTCCAACGTGACCCGGGGACCGATTCCTGGGCACCCGGGGGTCGATTCCAACGACACCCGGGGGGTCGATCCTGGGCACTCGGGGGGCTCGTTCCAACGTGACCCGGGGCCGATTCCTGGGCACCCGGGGGCGCATTCCAACGGGGGCGGTCCCCCCCGAAGCGGCGAGCATGGTCACAGCGTCATCGCGTAGACAGACGCGATGTCGGAGCGAGTGTCCATGGTATCCGTCCTGCGGAGCGCGTCGTGACGAGGAGCCGAAGCGGCAGCAAACTCGCGATGCATGAGGAAGCGAGCGAAGAGGCCGGAGTGGGTGAGGCGCATCGCGGCGTGGGATGCCAGCGGGGAGAGCGCGGGCGAATATGCGTACCCGCTGGGTGAAGAGCCGTTCTTCCGCACGAACGTAGGAGCGCTCACGATGGCGGCATGACCGAGACGGAGAAGAAGTGGCAAGAGCGGGTGCTCGCCTGGAAGGCCAGTGGTAAGAGCTCCGAAGAATTCGCGCAAGGCCAGGGCTATGCGGCGATAACGCTGCAGCAATGGGGATTCCGGCTTCGCAAGAAGGAGCGTGAGGCAAAGACCGAAACGGTGGCCTTGGCGCGGGTGCTCCGGTCCGATGCAACGCCCAGCTTTGCGTCGCCAACCATGGCGGTTGACATTGGGGGGGCACGCATCGAAGTTCGTGCGGGCTTTGATCGCGCGCTGCTGCTCGAGCGTAAGCGTCCGACGCCGACCGCATGGTGCTGACATCTCGCCTGTCGGATAGTGGGCGGCGGAGGGCAAGCAAGAATGAGCAAAGGGAAACTGGACGAGATCGGCGCTGACGGTCGTGGAAGGCGGACACGCTGGACCGCGGCGGTGGCGCGAACGATGCTCGAGGAGTGCGCCGCCAGCGGCGAGTCGATTGCCGCGTTCGCGAAGCGCAGAGGGTTCGACCCACAGCGACTACGGCTATGGAAGCAGAGGTTGGGGAACAAGTCATCGACACCGGCTCCTGCAGCCGAATTTCTGCCCGTTCGCGTTGCAGATACGAAGCCAAAAGAAACGCCTCGCGCACGGATATCTGAATTCGAGGTCGTACTTGCAAAAGGCCGCACCATCCGCATCGGCAAAGACTTCGACTCGCACTCGCTTTGTCGTCTCGTCGAAGCGCTCGAAGGTGGCGCGCGATGATCCCGCTTCCGCCGTCGGTTCGCATCTACGTCGCGACCTCTCCTGCCGACATGCGCAAGTCGTTCGATGGCCTCTCGAATCTCGCTCGCAATGTCGTGGGGCACGACCCGATGAGCGGCCACCTGTTCGTTTGGTTCAACCGCCGAGCCGATCAAGTTCGCGTCTTGTTCTGGGATCGCACCGGTTTTGCGATCCTTGCGAAAAAGCTCGAGCGCGGCACATTCCGTTTGGCTCAAACGCCGCCCGAAGGCGCTACGCATGTCACGGTCGACGCGGCCGAGCTTTCGCTCCTTCTCGAAGGGATCGACTTGCGGAATGCGAAGCGACGGCGACGATGGAAGCAAATTCCGCAGGCCGAATCCGAAGCGGCCTGACGATTGTTCACGAAGGGGCTTGTTCCTTCGGATCGAGAGCGTTACTGACGCACTCGCCCGATGAGCGAGCCCGACCTTCGACCCAAGATGCTCGACGACGTTGCCGACGTCGAAACGAAGCTTTTTGCAATGCTCGACGAGGGGCGTGGACGCGAAGCCATTCGCGTGCTGCTCTCGCTGCTCGTCGATCTCCGCGAGCGCAATCTGTCGACGGAGGCACGCTTGCATGGGCTGCTCCGCAAAGTCTACGGTCGCAGCAGCGAGCGCATTGCCCAAACGCAGCTCGACTTGTTTCTCGCGATGCTCGATGCCGGCAAGAAAGCCGACGCATCTACGGACGCTCCGAATCTCCCGGAGCCCGGCACGAAGCCTGTGTCGACAAAACGAGGTGGCGGACGTAAACCCTTGCCTGACAATCTCCCCATCGAAGTGATCGAGATCCGTGTTCCCGAGGCCGATCGACCATGCCCTTATTGCAGCAAAGAGCGCACGAGTTGCGGGCATGAAGTCTCTCGGATGCTCGAATACATTCCGCCGAGCTTCAAGATTCTCGAGGAGCGGCGCGAGAAGTTGGTGTGCCGCCCTTGCGGTGAAATCACCACGGCTCCGTTGGGCGATCGAGTGCTCGAAGGCGCACGGCCGGGACCGCAGCTCGTCGCCACGCTCATCGTCGACAAGTGGCAAGATGCCACTCCGCATAACCGCAATGTCGATTTCTTCTCGCGCCTCGGCGTGCATATCGCACGACAGCGGCTGACCGACTGGGCCGCCGCAGGCCTCGATGCGCTGGCCCCCATCGCGTGGCGTATCACGCAGCGTGCTCTCGGGGCGAGCTACTTGAATATCGACGACACGGGCCTGCGCGTACTCGATCGCGACCATCCTTCGGGCGTCAAGCGGGGGCACATGTGGTCGATCGTGGCGAGCGAAGAAAAGCTCGTTAGCTACTTGTTGCCGCGCAGGCTGGGTGATGGGATCGTCACCGGGCTGAATGATCGGGATCAGCATGCCTTAAATGGAACATCGCCCGCACGGAGTAGGAGCGGGCGATGTAGGTAAGAAAAGGCGTTCAGAAAGGGAGCGAGTCGTCGTCCGGCTCAAGGTTGTCGCGGGCGACGGAGGCTGCGTAGTCGGACAGGAGTTCGGCCAGCTCGTTGCCGGCGTCGAGGACGAGCGTGGCCAGGTGCTCGGTGTCGGTGAGGGCCGATGGCGGCCAGTCTGGTCGTGACGTTGCGGCAAGAATGGGGTGAGCGCTGTCGAGGGCGCGATGGGTGGCGGCGAGCGCGGCCTGGGAGAGAGCAACGGCGATGAGCTGGGGTGCAAGATCGACGTCGTGCGGGAAGGGCAGCGAGATGGCCGCGCGAGCCGTGACGTAGGAGGCGTCGACAAGGAGGCGTGTCCTGGAGATAGGGATCATGCTCTGTCCTCCGATTGTGATTCGGATTGAAGGATGCGGGTGAGCACGTCGCGCTCGACGATCTTCTTTTTGCGTCGAGCGGCGGTGCGCAGGGCTGCAGTGGCAATGCGATCGGTGTCGCGGAGGGAGCTACCCGCTGCCTCGTGAAGAATGGAGAGGGCATCGGCGGAAAACAGGTCCTTGGTCGCGCCGACACGGGCAAGCCTCGAGCGAATGTAGTCGCTGGTGTCGTCGGGAACGAGGTTTCCGATGGCGAAGCGATGGTGAAGTCTGGAGTAGAGGGAGCGGTTCCGCCGTAGCCGGAGGCGGTCTTCGAGTTCTGGCAGACCAATCAGGACAATGGAGAGTAACGGTTTCGAATCCCATTGGTAATTGAGCAGGATATGCAAATGGTCGAGGGGGTCCTGATGGAGGAGATGGGCTTCGTCGACGAGGAAGACGGGATAGACGCGCTCCTTGGCGAGATCTTCGACGTGGGTGCTGACGGCGAGGAACAAGTCGCCGGCGGTCTGCGCCTTCTGGAGGCCGAGTGCAAGGCAGAGGAATCGATAAAAGTCTCGCCGGCCGACGGTGGTATTTTGGCAGTAGACGAGCCGGAAGTTGGCTGGAGTGAGGGCATGACGGAGCGCGCGCAGGACACATGTCTTGCCGACGCCTGGCTCGCCGGTGAGCAGGGCGCTGGCGCGAGCGTGCATGGCGTCGGTGAGCTCCTCGACGAGTGATTGTTTGGATGGAGGCATCCAGAGCTCAGTGTCGTCGACATCCTTGCAGAACGGCTGCGCCGAAAGGCCGAAGTGGGAGAGGTAGTCGAGACTCATGTGGTGCCCTTTCTTCGGCCAAGAGTCTTGTCGAGTAGGACGCTTGGTGGATCGAACGGCGTGCGTGACTCGTGAGGTATGTCGAAGCAGACAGGCGAGCGCGGACGCGTCGCGTTCTTGCGAGGGTCGACGGGACGAAGGACGTGGAGCGTACCTTCGTGCTCAATCCAGGGTGGCTCGCTCGAATCGACCATGCATCGCGAGACGGTGACGAGCTTGCGTGCGAGAAATCCAAGGTCGGTCTCCCAATCATCGCCGTCCATCGGGACGGTGCAGTCGCCGCGAACGCGACGCCGGACATGGATTGTAAGCGCGTTACGAAGCTTCTTCTCGTCGAAGCCATCGGGATGGCGAGGGGCCGCTGCGAAGACGACTTCGGGCGTTTTGCCCATGAGCCCACCGTGAGGCGTGCGGTGATAGTGCTCGTCGAGGAACGCGTAGAGACGGACATTGAGATCGTGGAGCGACGAAAGCACCCCGGTAAAGTCGAGGCATCGCTCGCGGAGGGTGCGCCAAAAGCGCTCCATTTTTCCACGCGCAGGCGCGTCATAGGGTTTTGCATGCACGAGGGTCGTTCCCATTCGGGCGCACGCGAGGGCGAGCGTTTGGCCGCGATAGGTCGCCCCGTTGTCGAGGTAGATCGCATCGGGCGGACCTTGTCTGCGAATCGCACGCACGAGCAGACCGAGCATGTCGATCTCCCGCTCCTGATGCATAGCCTCGATCGCGACAACGTAGCGGGAGGCGTCGTCGAGCAAAGCATGGATGCGTACCGGCTTCTTGTCGCCATCGATGACAATGTACGAGCCGTGGCAGACATCGCCGTGCCAGAGAGCGCCGGGCCGCTCGGCCTCCCAGCGCAGACGCTGTTTGCCATCGCTACCACATCGGAGTGTGCGACGATCGAGGCCGCGAGCCGCGAACAGCCGGCGCATCGCCGATGGTGAGATCGCCCCACGCTCGATGCGCCCCTCGAGCACGAGGGTGTCGAGGATCAACTCGGCCGATGCACTCGGATTTTCACCCCGCACCTCGCAGACAAGCTCTTGCTGCTCGGGGGTAAGCGCACGAGCCGCTCCCTTATCCGCGCGCGGCTCGGGGCGCAGTGCCGCGAGCCCACCTTTCTTGTAGAGCCGATACCAGCGCTCGAGTGTCGGCACGGCGAAGGTGCGCGTCGCGCCCGCGCCCGGCGGCCGAAAGCGCTGTTGGCTGAGCGACTCGAGGCGAGCTGCGAGCTCGCCTCGGGGCAGCTCGAGGCGGGTGAGTGCACCCACGACCTCACTGCGAAACAGGGCCACGGCTTCGCCATGGTCCTTCGGTTTGAGGACATCCATGTAGATCGCAACCTTTCTGCGCCTCCCCGCGGAACGCGCACGCTGGTGGTAAGCGCGCGCCGCTTTTTTGCCGTGGGATCACGATCGGCGGGAATCACCGTCTTGCGAGATTGGAATCACGGAGGCCGATGAAGAGCGCCGCCACAGAAGGCGGCGTCGGCCGCGCAAAGGCCCCCCGGTGCGAGCGCTCGCAAGGCCGATGCTGTGCGCTCGGCATGCTGTCGCAGGGTGAAATCCTGCGGCGAAGCGCGCGAACTTGCAAACAGGCGCCCGTGGGCAGTATCCGTTGCCCATCGCCGCAGGGTGATCCAGACTCCTGCCGCGGCGGCCCCCACGACCGCGAACGGGCTGATACGCTCACGTACGGACGCTTCGGTGAAGCCGAGCAGCCCCCACATCAGCAGGGCCAAACCGATCGCGCACGCGGTGTACAGTCGTCGCGGCAAAAGCTCCCGCGGCACAACCAACATGCAGGCCCCACATCGCTGGCATTCGTAGCGTCGCACAAGCACGGTGGTCATCGTCGGCCGGCCGTCGGCCGTCTCCGGCCCCCGAACCTGCCGCTCCCGTGTCCCATCCCCGTGGATCACCAGATTCCCACCTGTCGGCCGACTGGCCGCTCCGCATCCGTCGCACCGTGCAGGTCGAACCAGCGACACGGACGGCATTTCGGCCCGCCAGGCCTTGACGTCCAGCGAACTTCGGCAAATCCTCTCTCGGCTCCGCACCTCGTTGCTCGGAGCTCGACGCGAAGGGAGTCCCGCCAAAGATCTGCCTTCGCGTCGCCTTTTGTGGCCCGCTTGTTACGGGCGCTCCGCCTCCTTGATGCCTCCTTACGCCATCGCCGCTCCGCGTGGCACCCACCACGTCCGCCGATCGGGATCTCCATCGTGCGCGATCCTCACCATCACCAAACACGCGCGAAACTTGGCGGAGATCGATCAGAGAGAGCTCTCGTTAACACCCATCGTGGATGACTTCTTCGTCCGCGAAGAAGGCGGCGGAGACGGGGCGCACGTGCGGTCAGATCGGTCGCTATGTGTGGAATGAGGACAAGCTCGTGAAGATCGATTGACCTCTCGCGTGATACTCCACGAGAAGTCGACACGACATCGGTTACTCGAGCGCCGGGGGCCGACAACCCGGCTCCTCAAGGGCGGGCGTAGAGTACGTCCGCTGCGCGCAGGTGGTCGTTCCGGCGGCGCTCAAACATCCACGGGCTGCGGTGCGGCTAGTACGTTCTGCCCATGCGTGACGACGGCGGCGCTAACTACCTTCGAGGGTTGCCTGCTGTCGGCCCCTTCGTAAGAGCGTGCGCCGTGAACCTCGACGCTCGCCTCGAGGAAGCGCGTCTGGGCGACATCTACATCCTTCCGATTGCGCTCCAGACCAGCACGCGACGCGGAGCTCCTCGAGGTGACCACGCTACGCGAACGGGCCGCGGCGCGGCTCAATACGCAACTACCAAAGCGGTGGCCCGGCCCCCCTTGCGATACCCTCCTACGGTGGTGGCGTGTGGTAGTCAAATTGCACGCTGCTCGAGTAACATCCCGATGCTCGGCAGAGGCACCCCAATTAAGATTTCAGGAGCATATAATGCCTGGCAGTTCGCGTATTATCGGCTACGACTGGCCTATGCCATCCAGATCTAAGCGTTATCAAAATGCCGAGTATCGGCCGTCGCAGCTCACGGAGGTGTCCACGGAAGAAATCGAGCTGAATTACATCGGAGTAAATGTGCGCCACACGCGCACACATTTTTATTTTAGCCCAAAACACGAATGCGATTCGCAGTCCGCAATGCGCTCACGGCGCGTTTTGACTATTTTTTAGCGACTGAAGTTCTCC contains these protein-coding regions:
- the tnpB gene encoding IS66 family insertion sequence element accessory protein TnpB (TnpB, as the term is used for proteins encoded by IS66 family insertion elements, is considered an accessory protein, since TnpC, encoded by a neighboring gene, is a DDE family transposase.), which gives rise to MIPLPPSVRIYVATSPADMRKSFDGLSNLARNVVGHDPMSGHLFVWFNRRADQVRVLFWDRTGFAILAKKLERGTFRLAQTPPEGATHVTVDAAELSLLLEGIDLRNAKRRRRWKQIPQAESEAA
- a CDS encoding transposase, with amino-acid sequence MSEPDLRPKMLDDVADVETKLFAMLDEGRGREAIRVLLSLLVDLRERNLSTEARLHGLLRKVYGRSSERIAQTQLDLFLAMLDAGKKADASTDAPNLPEPGTKPVSTKRGGGRKPLPDNLPIEVIEIRVPEADRPCPYCSKERTSCGHEVSRMLEYIPPSFKILEERREKLVCRPCGEITTAPLGDRVLEGARPGPQLVATLIVDKWQDATPHNRNVDFFSRLGVHIARQRLTDWAAAGLDALAPIAWRITQRALGASYLNIDDTGLRVLDRDHPSGVKRGHMWSIVASEEKLVSYLLPRRLGDGIVTGLNDRDQHALNGTSPARSRSGRCR
- a CDS encoding AAA family ATPase, coding for MSLDYLSHFGLSAQPFCKDVDDTELWMPPSKQSLVEELTDAMHARASALLTGEPGVGKTCVLRALRHALTPANFRLVYCQNTTVGRRDFYRFLCLALGLQKAQTAGDLFLAVSTHVEDLAKERVYPVFLVDEAHLLHQDPLDHLHILLNYQWDSKPLLSIVLIGLPELEDRLRLRRNRSLYSRLHHRFAIGNLVPDDTSDYIRSRLARVGATKDLFSADALSILHEAAGSSLRDTDRIATAALRTAARRKKKIVERDVLTRILQSESQSEDRA
- a CDS encoding DDE-type integrase/transposase/recombinase — protein: MDVLKPKDHGEAVALFRSEVVGALTRLELPRGELAARLESLSQQRFRPPGAGATRTFAVPTLERWYRLYKKGGLAALRPEPRADKGAARALTPEQQELVCEVRGENPSASAELILDTLVLEGRIERGAISPSAMRRLFAARGLDRRTLRCGSDGKQRLRWEAERPGALWHGDVCHGSYIVIDGDKKPVRIHALLDDASRYVVAIEAMHQEREIDMLGLLVRAIRRQGPPDAIYLDNGATYRGQTLALACARMGTTLVHAKPYDAPARGKMERFWRTLRERCLDFTGVLSSLHDLNVRLYAFLDEHYHRTPHGGLMGKTPEVVFAAAPRHPDGFDEKKLRNALTIHVRRRVRGDCTVPMDGDDWETDLGFLARKLVTVSRCMVDSSEPPWIEHEGTLHVLRPVDPRKNATRPRSPVCFDIPHESRTPFDPPSVLLDKTLGRRKGTT